A genomic segment from Parafrankia discariae encodes:
- the fsxC gene encoding FxsC protein has translation MSKHFVLHHTGATGEARYAERFLDDIQAEIDRAADGNDAHTDPIRGRLVRSTPHLFDVLPADETSVDPAVLDCVALISLNTDDYLSDQRRMRERLLFRERLRWHQQFTGRISTAHVGVRWLTDPGGPEPTPADALVDGDYGPAYGAAGALRLLRTAPASAEYQRLVARIAGLVRAAALDPVPVMRPEDVHYILGSPPPAHRLGGGQPSDGAAPLGPPARPVRPGAGTGRGRAAIILAVPPADELPPERGDRRYYGSTAQRWRPFLPHAAVSAADVVRVTLEDLAIYDTVCHGLTDQPFATLAAEIGEDRVVIVLVDPWIAATGQADEAMRGLAEWRRRRGTAVGVSLITGRDDPETQAAAPRLTTRLRHLLKEDRGLFRSRTWLPAISDAGLLASSVRPLVVRARHGLLAESRRVALMSGEPIASSGPGRSAGGISSWSRPYHRMWMSNAADVTRQASHRSLGAGVEPA, from the coding sequence GTGAGCAAACACTTTGTACTGCATCACACCGGCGCGACCGGTGAGGCCCGCTATGCCGAGCGATTCCTGGATGACATCCAGGCGGAGATCGACCGGGCGGCCGACGGGAACGACGCTCACACCGACCCGATCCGTGGCCGGCTCGTCCGGTCCACACCACACCTCTTCGACGTCCTGCCGGCCGATGAGACGTCGGTCGATCCGGCGGTCCTCGACTGCGTCGCCCTGATATCGCTTAATACGGACGACTACCTGTCCGATCAGCGGCGAATGCGGGAACGTCTGCTCTTCCGGGAACGCCTGCGCTGGCACCAGCAGTTCACCGGCAGGATCTCGACAGCGCATGTGGGCGTCCGCTGGCTCACCGACCCGGGCGGCCCGGAGCCGACGCCCGCCGACGCCCTCGTCGACGGGGACTACGGGCCGGCGTACGGCGCGGCCGGGGCGCTCCGGCTGCTGCGGACCGCGCCCGCCTCCGCGGAGTACCAGCGCCTCGTCGCCCGGATCGCCGGCCTGGTGCGGGCGGCCGCGCTCGACCCCGTCCCGGTGATGCGCCCGGAGGACGTCCACTACATCCTGGGTTCCCCGCCCCCCGCGCACCGCCTCGGCGGCGGGCAGCCGTCCGACGGGGCCGCGCCGCTCGGACCTCCCGCCCGTCCGGTTCGGCCGGGCGCGGGCACGGGCCGGGGGCGCGCGGCGATCATTCTGGCGGTCCCACCGGCCGACGAGCTGCCGCCGGAGCGCGGTGACCGCCGGTACTACGGGAGCACGGCGCAGCGCTGGCGGCCGTTCCTGCCACACGCCGCGGTGTCCGCCGCCGATGTGGTTCGGGTGACCCTGGAGGACCTCGCCATCTACGACACGGTGTGCCACGGGCTCACCGACCAGCCGTTCGCGACCCTGGCCGCCGAGATCGGCGAGGATCGCGTGGTCATCGTCCTGGTGGACCCCTGGATCGCGGCGACCGGGCAGGCCGACGAGGCCATGCGCGGTCTCGCCGAATGGCGCCGGCGCCGCGGCACGGCCGTCGGCGTGTCCCTGATCACCGGCCGGGACGACCCGGAAACGCAGGCCGCCGCCCCGCGCCTGACGACCCGACTGCGGCATTTACTGAAAGAAGACCGCGGTTTGTTCCGGTCACGGACCTGGCTGCCGGCAATCAGTGACGCCGGCCTGCTCGCATCCTCGGTGCGACCACTTGTGGTGCGGGCACGCCACGGTCTGCTCGCGGAAAGTCGGCGGGTCGCCCTGATGTCCGGAGAACCGATCGCGAGTTCCGGCCCCGGGCGCTCCGCCGGCGGCATATCGTCCTGGTCCAGGCCGTACCATCGCATGTGGATGTCGAATGCAGCCGATGTCACTCGGCAGGCGTCCCATCGGTCGCTCGGCGCGGGGGTGGAACCAGCATGA
- the fxsT gene encoding FxSxx-COOH system tetratricopeptide repeat protein: MTEESVVGATESRQPSRTRIVTFYSYKGGTGRTMAMANVAFVLANAGMKVLVVDWDLESPGLHRYFRPFLTDRDLTDSDGVIDMLVKFVTERVGDDARASDPFRHADFTNHVETLRWQHFPRGGRLDFLGPGRQEPRDNQADYQSLYEISVSTFPWSQLFDGPDETAFISRLRENMLSAGYDYVLIDSRTGVSDASGICTMLLPDVVVVGFAMNNQSIIGAAWVARLIQSQALRSVRVIPVPMRVEDGEQRRLDRRRIFAAYRFNDVLAELAPDSDQQVRRLAELEIPYKRFYAYEELLASFGDTPGVPTSLLHAYEALAATIHGRPLPAAATIPYAQRQRVARQFELADTPALRSAAVLALPADRAWGDWVVAQLRRFGIRMPTAGPICSFDELPAVEGLLLIASPALAVEAAEGGALRSRLVELIEESASADHRITVVQVARGATDWIDREAEVESVNISGLSAAAARERLLGHLGFVDVPAPEVDADGPRFPELRPTAWGRVPRRYKWFVGRDEILQRLRDDLTPGVTVTGPRILEGPRGAGKSMIAAEYAHRFSADYDAVWWINAADAVSIRRGLAALAARLRLDGAGEPSDEVATENLPELANLTLEALRRGEPHRRWLLVYDNAGRPDVVGALTPECTPFGHVLITSYHSEWADRSALPVQDFERAESIALLRLGLPAADDEDLARIADAVDDFPFDVNQAANSLDRNRGVAAPADAVSDYLTRLHDRGSRADGNAWAMEYNELRASDDPHFRASALLLEMCSFLAEDGIALSLLRSEAMAERLRGARSENTDTAGLDVDYVIQLVERLNLATMNPARDRLTVHGRSQLYVRERLSEQERARIRADVWRVLTAHASVGALDHATGRDMFAELRRHIRPSGATASFEAAVRRWMIYEVYRRWRVGELTDALDLADECLKNWQPLGPHDAITLQMCTWRATVLRSASRFVEAFDLDEQTLALQRQLFGFDDRRTLLTASGFGADKRKLGWYNDARAEDQTTYDIYCQAFGPSERSALDAGDNLALAQYLDGDVPAALRTARGVLKDRLDSLGTDNADTWWSQLLLGICLRDLGNPDEAWRQIGEARERLHDIEGPTSTRSLFASKQLAVTLRRRDDPRAARVLTNETLDHYQRRYPEDNLGRIACQLNLALDLHAVASHGDAAALAERSLAAHARVYGDDGHPIMGICRTDVAVCLLGNGQVDEALRLSQEAHDLLRQELYEYHPAVLAAAINHANCLLAAGQPQDAAKLDEETYRECLSSLTADHPYTRLSRFHHDGEAPDDLATLGLAAGPGVLSRRLSVDIDITVS; the protein is encoded by the coding sequence ATGACCGAAGAGTCCGTCGTGGGCGCGACCGAATCCCGACAGCCGTCGAGAACCCGGATCGTCACGTTCTACTCGTACAAGGGCGGCACCGGGCGTACCATGGCGATGGCCAACGTCGCCTTCGTTCTCGCGAATGCCGGCATGAAGGTGCTCGTCGTCGACTGGGATCTCGAGTCCCCCGGCCTGCACCGGTATTTCCGGCCGTTCCTCACCGATCGGGATCTGACCGACAGCGACGGCGTCATCGACATGCTCGTCAAGTTCGTGACGGAACGTGTCGGCGACGACGCCCGCGCGTCAGATCCGTTCCGACACGCGGACTTCACCAACCATGTCGAGACCCTCCGGTGGCAGCATTTTCCACGCGGCGGCCGGCTGGACTTCCTCGGCCCGGGCCGGCAGGAGCCGCGCGACAATCAGGCCGACTACCAGTCTCTGTACGAGATCAGCGTGTCCACCTTCCCGTGGAGCCAGCTGTTCGACGGCCCGGACGAGACCGCTTTCATCAGCCGGCTGCGGGAGAACATGCTCTCCGCGGGCTACGACTACGTGCTCATCGACAGCCGCACGGGCGTGTCGGACGCGTCCGGGATCTGCACCATGCTGCTGCCCGACGTCGTCGTCGTCGGATTCGCCATGAACAACCAGTCGATAATCGGCGCGGCCTGGGTGGCCCGCCTCATTCAGTCCCAGGCCCTCCGGTCGGTCCGGGTGATTCCCGTCCCGATGCGGGTGGAGGACGGCGAGCAGCGCAGGCTGGACAGGCGGCGCATCTTCGCCGCCTACCGGTTCAACGACGTTCTCGCGGAGCTGGCCCCCGATTCGGATCAGCAGGTCCGGCGGCTCGCCGAACTGGAGATCCCGTACAAGCGGTTCTACGCCTACGAGGAACTGCTCGCCTCGTTCGGCGACACTCCTGGCGTCCCGACAAGCCTGCTGCACGCGTACGAGGCACTGGCCGCGACGATTCACGGCAGGCCGCTGCCCGCGGCGGCGACGATCCCGTACGCCCAGCGCCAGCGGGTCGCGCGTCAGTTCGAGCTCGCGGACACCCCGGCACTGCGTTCGGCCGCCGTCCTCGCGCTGCCCGCGGACCGGGCCTGGGGTGACTGGGTCGTGGCCCAGCTGCGGCGCTTCGGCATCCGGATGCCGACGGCCGGTCCGATCTGCTCGTTCGACGAGCTGCCCGCCGTCGAGGGCCTGCTCCTGATCGCCTCGCCCGCGCTGGCCGTCGAGGCCGCCGAGGGGGGCGCGCTCAGGAGCCGGCTGGTCGAGCTGATCGAGGAGAGCGCCAGCGCCGATCACCGGATCACCGTGGTCCAGGTGGCGCGCGGGGCGACCGACTGGATCGACCGGGAAGCCGAGGTGGAAAGCGTCAACATCAGCGGCCTGAGCGCGGCGGCGGCCCGGGAGCGACTGCTCGGCCATCTGGGCTTCGTCGACGTCCCGGCACCGGAGGTCGACGCGGACGGCCCCCGGTTCCCCGAGCTCAGGCCCACGGCCTGGGGCCGGGTGCCACGGCGGTACAAGTGGTTCGTCGGCCGGGACGAGATCCTGCAGCGGCTGCGCGACGACCTGACGCCGGGGGTGACGGTCACCGGGCCCAGAATCCTGGAGGGCCCGCGCGGCGCAGGGAAAAGCATGATCGCCGCCGAGTACGCCCACCGGTTCAGCGCCGACTACGACGCCGTCTGGTGGATCAACGCCGCGGACGCCGTCTCGATCCGGCGTGGCCTCGCCGCCCTCGCGGCCCGGCTGCGCCTGGACGGCGCGGGTGAGCCGAGCGACGAGGTGGCCACGGAGAATCTGCCCGAGCTCGCGAACCTCACTCTGGAGGCGCTGCGCAGAGGCGAGCCCCACCGCCGCTGGTTGCTGGTCTACGACAACGCGGGCCGCCCGGATGTCGTCGGCGCGCTGACTCCGGAGTGCACGCCGTTCGGGCACGTGCTGATCACGTCGTACCACTCGGAGTGGGCCGACCGTTCAGCACTGCCGGTGCAGGACTTCGAACGGGCCGAGAGCATCGCGCTGCTACGGCTCGGGTTGCCCGCCGCCGACGACGAGGATCTCGCCCGCATCGCGGACGCGGTCGACGACTTCCCGTTCGACGTCAACCAGGCGGCGAACTCGCTGGACCGCAACCGCGGTGTGGCCGCGCCGGCGGACGCGGTCAGCGACTACCTCACCCGGCTCCACGACCGCGGCAGCCGAGCCGACGGCAACGCCTGGGCGATGGAGTACAACGAGCTCAGAGCCAGCGACGATCCCCACTTCCGGGCGAGCGCCCTGCTGCTGGAGATGTGTTCCTTCCTCGCGGAGGACGGCATCGCGCTCTCGTTGCTGCGTTCCGAGGCCATGGCCGAGCGGCTGCGCGGCGCCCGGTCGGAGAACACGGACACCGCGGGACTGGATGTGGACTACGTCATCCAGCTGGTCGAACGCCTCAACCTCGCCACCATGAACCCGGCCCGGGACAGGTTGACCGTCCACGGCCGCTCTCAGCTCTACGTCCGCGAGCGGCTCTCGGAGCAGGAGCGGGCCCGGATCCGCGCGGATGTCTGGCGGGTGCTGACCGCCCACGCGTCGGTCGGTGCGCTGGACCATGCCACCGGCCGGGACATGTTCGCCGAGCTGCGCAGGCACATCCGGCCCTCCGGGGCGACGGCGTCGTTCGAGGCGGCCGTCCGGCGCTGGATGATCTACGAGGTCTACCGACGGTGGCGGGTCGGCGAGCTCACCGACGCGCTCGACCTGGCGGACGAGTGCCTCAAGAACTGGCAGCCGCTCGGCCCGCATGACGCGATCACCCTGCAGATGTGCACGTGGCGCGCCACCGTTCTGCGCTCGGCCAGCCGATTCGTCGAGGCGTTCGACCTCGATGAGCAGACGCTCGCACTGCAACGTCAGCTGTTCGGCTTCGACGACCGCCGCACCCTGCTGACCGCGAGCGGATTCGGCGCGGACAAACGCAAACTCGGCTGGTACAACGACGCGCGCGCCGAGGACCAGACCACCTATGACATCTACTGCCAGGCCTTCGGCCCCAGCGAGCGCTCCGCGCTGGACGCCGGCGACAACCTGGCACTGGCCCAGTACCTCGACGGTGACGTCCCCGCCGCGCTGCGCACCGCCCGAGGGGTCCTCAAGGACCGGCTCGACTCGCTCGGCACGGACAACGCCGACACCTGGTGGTCGCAGCTCCTGCTCGGTATCTGCCTCCGGGATCTCGGGAACCCCGACGAGGCCTGGCGGCAGATAGGCGAGGCCCGCGAGCGGCTCCACGACATCGAGGGTCCGACCTCGACGCGCAGCCTGTTCGCGAGCAAACAGCTGGCCGTGACGTTGCGCCGGCGCGACGATCCGCGAGCGGCCAGGGTGCTGACGAACGAGACGCTCGACCACTACCAGCGCCGGTACCCGGAGGACAACCTCGGGCGGATCGCCTGCCAGCTGAACCTGGCGCTCGATCTGCACGCGGTGGCCAGCCACGGCGATGCCGCGGCGCTCGCGGAGCGCAGCCTCGCCGCGCACGCGCGGGTGTACGGCGACGACGGGCACCCGATCATGGGCATCTGCCGGACCGACGTCGCGGTCTGCCTGCTCGGCAACGGCCAGGTGGACGAGGCGCTCCGGCTGAGCCAGGAGGCCCACGACCTCCTGCGCCAGGAACTGTACGAATACCACCCGGCCGTGCTCGCGGCGGCGATCAACCACGCGAACTGCCTGCTCGCCGCGGGCCAGCCGCAGGACGCGGCGAAGCTCGACGAGGAGACCTACCGGGAATGCCTCTCCTCGCTCACCGCCGACCATCCGTACACCCGGCTCAGCCGCTTCCACCATGACGGCGAGGCGCCGGACGACCTCGCGACGCTGGGCCTGGCCGCGGGTCCGGGTGTGCTGTCACGGCGGCTGAGCGTCGACATCGACATCACGGTCAGCTGA